A genome region from Thermomonospora amylolytica includes the following:
- a CDS encoding maleylpyruvate isomerase N-terminal domain-containing protein, protein MDLFSRSWAALRTAVAEIPDEDFDRPSGCTGWLVRDLVCHLLIGAQDVLITLVTPAESEPTADAVTYWHLVEPPTGEDPLDALIPRLAAAYGEPRWLKFHFDDVGSAAGRAAALADPAARVGTRDQVLTVGDYLTAYVLEWTLHHLDLIAHLPSAAEPPAETLAAARALLEKIAGTPFPAPFSDKDALLIGTGRRTPTDAQKAALGDLASELPLVLG, encoded by the coding sequence GTGGATCTCTTCTCGCGCTCTTGGGCGGCGTTGCGCACGGCGGTCGCCGAAATCCCGGACGAGGACTTCGATCGGCCGTCCGGCTGTACCGGCTGGCTCGTGCGGGACCTGGTGTGCCACCTGCTCATCGGCGCCCAGGACGTCCTGATCACCCTGGTCACGCCCGCCGAGAGCGAACCGACCGCGGACGCGGTCACCTACTGGCATCTCGTCGAACCCCCGACCGGCGAGGACCCGCTCGATGCGCTGATCCCCCGGCTGGCCGCCGCGTACGGCGAGCCGCGGTGGCTGAAGTTCCACTTCGACGACGTCGGTTCCGCCGCGGGCCGCGCCGCCGCACTCGCCGATCCCGCCGCCCGCGTCGGCACCCGCGACCAGGTGCTGACCGTCGGCGACTACCTGACCGCGTACGTGCTCGAATGGACCCTGCACCACCTCGACCTGATCGCGCATCTGCCGTCGGCCGCCGAGCCGCCGGCCGAGACACTCGCGGCGGCGCGCGCGTTGCTGGAGAAGATCGCCGGGACCCCGTTTCCCGCCCCGTTCTCCGACAAGGACGCGCTGCTGATCGGCACCGGACGCCGCACGCCGACCGACGCGCAGAAGGCCGCACTGGGCGATCTCGCCTCCGAGCTCCCGCTCGTCCTCGGCTGA